In Chitinispirillales bacterium ANBcel5, a single window of DNA contains:
- a CDS encoding reverse transcriptase domain-containing protein, protein FDKVNHDWLITFMRQRVGDMRILRMVQRMLKSGIMEEGLTKVTKEGTPQGSILSPLLSNIYLHYVLDLWFRLQVRKTCRGEAYYFRFADDFIACFQYKSDAEKFRQELERRLEKFGLQIAEDKTRCIEFGRFARDNANGKGKKPEEFTFLGFTFYCGKTRHGKFKVKRKTARKKLILSLKKFTEWVEDEYWRKPKIKLIKEAKRIVQGHINYYGITDNSHSCSVYVSQVERKLLKWLNRKSQRKAYVWQGYKDVLKHVRWPKVKIRVNLDPFGTIAATF, encoded by the coding sequence TTTTGATAAGGTAAACCACGACTGGCTGATTACATTTATGCGACAGCGGGTAGGCGATATGCGAATATTGCGTATGGTCCAACGGATGTTAAAGTCCGGTATCATGGAAGAGGGGCTGACTAAAGTTACTAAAGAAGGTACACCGCAGGGTTCGATTCTTTCTCCGCTGTTGAGTAATATATACCTGCATTATGTTCTGGATCTGTGGTTCAGACTTCAAGTACGGAAAACATGCAGAGGTGAAGCATACTACTTTAGGTTTGCGGATGACTTTATTGCATGTTTCCAATACAAAAGCGATGCGGAAAAGTTTCGTCAGGAACTGGAAAGAAGACTGGAGAAATTCGGTCTTCAAATAGCCGAAGACAAAACACGATGTATCGAATTTGGCAGGTTTGCACGAGACAATGCTAACGGGAAAGGAAAGAAACCCGAAGAGTTTACTTTTCTTGGGTTTACCTTTTACTGCGGAAAAACCAGACATGGCAAATTCAAAGTAAAACGGAAAACCGCACGAAAGAAACTTATACTCTCATTGAAAAAGTTCACTGAATGGGTTGAGGACGAATACTGGCGCAAGCCTAAGATAAAACTTATCAAAGAGGCAAAACGCATAGTACAGGGGCATATAAACTATTATGGTATAACAGACAATTCACATAGTTGCAGTGTATATGTATCCCAAGTTGAACGCAAACTGCTGAAATGGCTTAACCGCAAGAGCCAAAGAAAAGCATATGTGTGGCAAGGGTATAAAGATGTATTGAAACATGTTCGCTGGCCGAAAGTGAAAATCCGAGTTAATTTAGATCCGTTTGGTACAATAGCGGCGACTTTTTGA
- a CDS encoding right-handed parallel beta-helix repeat-containing protein, producing MTLIKAFILMLLLTVCFAYAQTRLTVAQGGEGMFTTISAALEAAGPGHVIEILDNEVYEEQVTIDSTHHGLTLTSSNPTSSNRPVILWQDTENVHPMNSTEAQDTAMINYDRNGALRVLRARNVTIDGIIVDGGGAMPFAYSDVWESDTPLFHGNAALCLWKSGNTVVRNSEFKNAYFGIYINDGNKYGAFVKYYPRIPPVEPETIIPRQTFGICGNHLIEQNRIHGNSWGIFTESMWDFGSTIRFNLIYNNYHQSIDFATHVVTLPGGENQTGGAIVTRDHNRSPLAVYNNTFHNNYTIFAGLRRSGTQHLIFNNIYSRPKHLWDQGYNGAFRNPQVIMNPLFPSRMKHSIYASQWQEPDRDQRFIDPPSGCVTTGKNVEVYTSVNVLSGMDTPQRGAQFIFQCDDSSKVTVDTDQFISPGALIDAPEGQAFPASANIRWLEIQNYFLNTDDPTHPDFLVPDWEHPVVDSIIKEGGWPEAGIVNDNGSIVDIGAVQSGPLHTVFGKITPLSSVGIDHNSMATLQFDLNIPPEFSNPRIRHLRLLKDVNLDEDSFGSNAPVIETADIIDINPPSTPLESGINSLTFPVLTIPVQSEGAYTFLEMIIEGEGPDGQIVTTDVTTFPYREVYSFDVQILNDFDGDAVDTAFAGERYVLKLAPIGPGGIEFSKTLTDIAVSLNSGHNLYRWPDDGEEPKDMLIISDIEIETQQEVVFTTVPPGGSEYISATAAWMDEYRLIPIFGTNKVVVEPGDPDNVVFENPPSTSVSDDTTLICAVYPYELRLRVFDKFSNPVNVEAPVTIESLNPEIGDISGPANTVTDHTGAAHFTAEVTNGTINEFLTLRATLETTGATDGARLRIARYTSVTRKPGSFPANENFIASTLNPQTPAVTKPEFAVAPNPVNRSESISFYTRRLNYTSAAFSIYDASGNLVKETKARRYNSELPLAEWTSSLTYNLVGRNGKPLAPGSYMVIAVFTTQQGESVRFRERFGVVR from the coding sequence ATGACACTCATAAAGGCTTTTATCCTGATGCTACTACTAACAGTGTGCTTCGCCTATGCTCAAACAAGGTTAACTGTGGCTCAGGGTGGCGAGGGAATGTTTACTACTATCTCTGCTGCCTTAGAGGCTGCAGGACCAGGCCACGTTATAGAAATCTTAGATAATGAGGTATATGAAGAACAGGTAACAATAGACAGTACCCATCACGGGCTGACCCTTACCTCTTCCAACCCCACCTCCTCAAACAGACCGGTTATACTGTGGCAGGATACCGAAAACGTTCATCCAATGAACAGCACAGAAGCACAGGATACCGCTATGATAAACTATGATCGAAACGGGGCTCTTCGTGTGCTCAGGGCCAGAAATGTCACCATTGATGGAATAATTGTGGACGGTGGCGGTGCTATGCCTTTTGCATACTCAGATGTCTGGGAATCAGATACACCCCTGTTTCATGGGAATGCAGCGCTTTGCCTTTGGAAGTCAGGTAACACGGTGGTTCGTAATTCAGAATTCAAAAACGCCTACTTTGGAATTTACATAAATGATGGTAACAAGTATGGAGCATTTGTAAAATATTATCCCAGAATACCTCCAGTCGAACCAGAAACAATTATACCAAGACAGACTTTTGGAATATGCGGAAATCATCTGATTGAACAAAACCGCATACATGGTAATTCCTGGGGTATATTTACCGAATCGATGTGGGATTTTGGATCAACGATACGGTTTAATCTCATTTATAACAACTATCATCAAAGTATAGATTTTGCCACTCACGTGGTAACACTTCCCGGTGGCGAAAACCAAACCGGAGGGGCTATTGTAACCAGAGATCACAACCGTTCTCCTCTTGCAGTTTACAACAATACTTTTCATAATAACTATACGATTTTTGCAGGACTGCGGCGCTCAGGCACACAGCATCTGATCTTTAACAATATATACAGCAGACCCAAGCACCTGTGGGACCAGGGATATAACGGAGCCTTTAGAAACCCTCAGGTAATCATGAACCCTCTCTTTCCAAGCCGAATGAAACACAGCATCTATGCCTCACAGTGGCAGGAACCAGACAGGGATCAGCGTTTTATCGATCCTCCATCTGGTTGCGTTACAACCGGGAAGAATGTAGAGGTATATACTTCCGTGAATGTACTATCTGGAATGGATACTCCACAAAGAGGAGCTCAGTTTATATTTCAATGTGATGACAGCTCTAAAGTCACGGTAGACACAGACCAATTTATCTCACCGGGAGCTTTAATTGATGCACCTGAAGGGCAAGCTTTCCCTGCATCAGCAAACATCCGTTGGCTTGAAATCCAAAACTACTTTCTTAATACCGATGATCCCACTCACCCTGATTTTCTCGTACCGGACTGGGAACATCCTGTGGTAGACTCAATCATTAAAGAAGGTGGGTGGCCGGAAGCCGGGATTGTTAATGATAATGGAAGTATCGTTGATATAGGAGCAGTACAATCGGGGCCTTTACACACTGTTTTCGGAAAAATCACTCCTTTGTCTTCTGTTGGAATAGATCACAACAGTATGGCAACACTTCAATTTGACCTTAATATTCCACCTGAATTTAGTAACCCCAGAATCAGACATCTTAGATTGTTAAAAGATGTGAATCTTGATGAAGATTCATTTGGAAGTAATGCACCGGTAATAGAGACAGCAGATATTATAGATATAAACCCTCCTTCAACACCGCTAGAAAGTGGTATTAATTCCCTAACATTCCCTGTTTTAACTATCCCTGTACAGAGTGAAGGTGCATATACTTTCTTAGAAATGATTATCGAGGGTGAAGGTCCTGATGGTCAGATTGTGACCACTGATGTAACAACATTTCCCTATAGAGAAGTGTATAGTTTTGATGTTCAAATATTAAATGATTTTGATGGTGATGCAGTAGATACAGCCTTTGCTGGTGAGCGGTATGTGTTGAAGCTTGCGCCAATAGGACCAGGTGGGATAGAATTTTCAAAAACTCTTACCGATATTGCTGTCTCTCTTAATTCCGGCCATAACCTTTACCGATGGCCTGATGATGGGGAAGAACCAAAGGATATGCTTATAATTTCAGACATTGAAATTGAGACTCAACAAGAGGTGGTGTTTACCACAGTCCCACCTGGTGGTTCAGAATATATTTCGGCTACAGCCGCCTGGATGGACGAGTACAGACTGATACCCATTTTCGGTACTAACAAGGTGGTGGTAGAACCCGGAGATCCCGATAATGTGGTGTTTGAAAATCCACCATCAACCAGCGTTTCCGATGATACTACATTAATCTGCGCTGTTTACCCCTATGAGCTACGTCTCAGAGTATTTGATAAATTTTCAAACCCTGTTAACGTTGAAGCACCGGTTACAATCGAGAGCCTTAATCCCGAAATCGGTGATATAAGCGGCCCTGCGAATACTGTTACTGATCACACCGGAGCGGCACACTTCACTGCTGAAGTTACCAATGGTACTATAAATGAATTCCTCACCCTCAGAGCAACATTGGAGACCACCGGAGCCACCGATGGAGCAAGGCTAAGAATTGCCAGATACACCAGTGTCACCAGAAAACCAGGATCGTTTCCTGCCAATGAAAATTTCATCGCATCAACACTTAATCCCCAAACGCCAGCTGTTACCAAACCAGAGTTTGCGGTTGCTCCCAACCCCGTAAACCGTAGCGAAAGCATCTCTTTTTACACCCGCAGACTTAACTACACAAGCGCCGCGTTTTCTATCTACGATGCATCCGGTAATCTGGTTAAAGAGACCAAAGCCCGGCGCTACAACAGCGAACTACCCCTTGCGGAGTGGACAAGCTCACTTACCTACAACCTTGTGGGCAGAAACGGAAAGCCATTAGCCCCCGGATCATACATGGTAATAGCCGTTTTCACTACCCAACAGGGAGAAAGCGTGCGGTTCAGAGAGAGGTTTGGAGTGGTACGGTAA